AATCCCCAATAAATGTCGCGCCGGATCCATCAATTTGTATTCTACTAATATTTTTGGCTCCGTCGTAGAACCACTCATTGGTTTGTCGCAGCGTCCCAACGCTCTGAGCAACCAAAGAAAAGCTAGCACGATCATCTTGAAATTTCAACGCTAATTATATCTTAGTATTAGCGCTTTCAGTTAGCCCTCTCAATGACAGCACTTACGCCAATAACGGTAGCTTCCCAATAACAATACCTGCATAGTTTCCGCCACGGGACGCTGAGCATCAGTGCCACTACCAGGATCAATTCTGCACTGAGAGAAATCCTGGTTGAAGACAAGATTTGTTGTGCTGGGCAGCACCTCGTGAACTACAGCAACCGATGGTTTTCCAAGGCTCGCAAATGCATATTTGGGATTGCCCCCTATGGCGGCTGCAACTGCTGTAACCTGAACCGTAATCTTGAGATCCTTTGAGGTACTAAATGGGGGATTTCAACCGTAGTGCTGGTATTATTGCCGAACGACTTGAAGTTTAGCCTGGGCTCGGGCTCGCCCTCGATCTGGACGGTAACGGCGGTACCCATTGAGTCCGAGAATCGTAGGGCGCACCACGAAATGTCAAGTTGTCGACTAGTGGAATCGGTCGAACGGCTCGTCATTGTGATTTCGTAGTCAGACATATCAAGCCACTGATTCGCAAAGTCTTCGCCAAGCATCGAAAACTCGTAGATGAGCATGGGTAAACGCACAGTATAGTCAATGTAGAATGTCTTGCCCAGCTTCGAGACAGTCTTTTGAGACCCTAGTACTTGACGGAGCAGGCCGATTGCGTCGCGGTAGTCAAGAGCACAAGCCAGTGCCGTATCAAGTGCttcctggtattgagtgcaCTGCTTCCACCTGGAGAAGTCTTTTGTAATCGCAGTGTATATAGCCTGGGCGAAAAGGTCGTCCAATACTGGTTGCAGGGGAACCCCCGGTTCTACCGAGGGTTTTGCTGGATGCGAGTGCGACGAAGAGTGCGACGAAGAGTGGGAGGAGCTTGACCCAAAGATTGAACCAATGATACTAATAACCCCTGATACAACGCTTCCGGCCGCGGAGGCTCCCGATTCAAGAGCTGAGGCTAGGAATGTTCCGCCACCAGCGGCTCCAGATCCCGTACCTACACTTGAGGCTGCGGCACTCCCGCCCCCTCCGCCGTCACCCCCGCTACCGCCATCTCCATCTGATCCTCCGCTATCATCAGTTTGCGTCTCCTGGTTGGAATCGGGTGGATCTTCGGGATCTTCTTCAGGCTCGTACTCGTCTCGACAAATAAGGCTCTTGACGGTGCTCGAGGCCATCTTCTCCACCGCGGCGATCGCTATCACTTCGGAGAGTTTGTCCTTATTATCCCAGAGGCCCTTGACAATACTAGTATAGGTCAGCATATAGCTACACCCGATCTATCTAAGCGAACTCACTCTTCCGCCGCGTTTGCTAATGAGTCTGAGAGACTGGTTGCAAATGCCTCAAACGTAAAGGATTTAGGGATTTCGATGGAAACCGGAATAGGGTTGAATCCGATTTGGGTGACAGACTTCGTGGCGATCATGATGTCAAAAGACCCGTCGATTTCGAGCTGAACAGCGGAAGGACTACTGGACGTGTCCTTGGATACTTCTTTGGTTTCTCCGTCAAGAGACCCGTCTTTCTGGGAATCGGCCATGGTGATCTTGATATGGAGCTTAGTCGTCAATTGACTATAGATAGAGAATCAATCCTAAAGCACAAGGGCAGAATGTTTATGGAACTTACTCAAACGCAAGGGTCAAAGGTCCACATTTGCTACCGTCTGCCTTGCTAAACTTCTCGATGTTTTCTATGATATGTACGGCTTGGATCACATCATCAAGAGCTGCAGGCAAGTCTGTGAAGCGCAGGACATGTTTGCCATTCTTTTCCAACAGTTCGAAAGACACGGACGCGGAGCCACCGGGTATAAAGTCAGCCTTGACGTCGACGGCTCCTGTGAAATGGGATGGCTGAGAACTGTATGCGAGAGTGATTGAGCCAAGCTCtgttccaaaaagctcaaggccgGCCTCGAAAGAACAGCCTTTGTTGTTTTTCTGGGTAGAAAAGCTGAAAGACGGGCCCAGTGTTGCGTTATCCTTGCCGTGCAGGACAAGTCCCAAGAACTCGATAGGTGTGGCCTTGGTGCCTATGAATTTGATGCCGCGGCTATCTTCGTCTCCCCTCAAAATGTCCACCGCAAGCAAAAGTCCCACACCTAAATTACTCCCTGGTTAGGCCTGTACTGTCAATTAAACATACTGACGCACCATATATACTGGCATGTGCCTCAGCGTGAAAACCTACCACGTAAGACCCGCTACTAGGTTTAACTTCGGTGGGTGCAGTGGCTATGTCCCTCCACGCATAATACATCAAGACTTGCGAGAAAGAAATGTCGAGTACGTCATTTGGAATGCTTGCACCGAATATTCGGTTGAAGAGGTCTGACACGTTCAATTCGCCCGGGATTTGTACAACCAATGCCCCAGGAGTATCGCCACCAAATACCACACTCGTCTGGGCCGTAACTGGACCAATCTTGGCTTGGCCTGCAAGCGACATGCTGTATTTTGGCGTGCGTGAAACCTGTTGCCCTTGACTTGTTGTCGAAGCGCTAGAGTCTGATGCATTGGCAAATGTATAGTCGATCGCAAATTGAACATTCGATATCTCAAGACCTAGCGTTTCGGAAAGAGTAAGAGCCCCGGTTGTTGTTGCAGTCAATTTTGCCTCGGCCTCGGTAATCTTGAGCTCTCCGTGAATAGTCCACGAGGAGTCGCTAGAAAATTGAATAGAACAGTCGGCGGATAGAGTAAAGGTATTAACAAGCTTTCCTGGCTGAGTTGGGGTCGTATTCTGACTTGTATCTGGGTCCGTGCTTTGGGCCTTGCTCGTATCCGGAGTTCCACTCTGGGTATTTCCTACGGTTGGTGACTCGACAGGAGCATAGGTAAGCAAGATGTTTTTTAGGCTGACGCAGGAGAACAAATCGATTGACGAGATCGACGCGCTGAAAACGATAACCGAAGTGTTGCTCCCAGCCTTGCCGAAGTAGCCCATGATCTTCACGTCCGATAATTTTGAGTTTGTCACAGTATTGAGGTTGTCGGTGAGCGAACCGGATTTTGCATCACCAAAGCTGAAAGAGGCAAATATCGCAACGCCTTCCGTCGATTCAATCGCGGAGGAACTTTCTAAGCCTTCCAGCGGGAGTATCGGCGAACGTGCGGGTAATAACTTGCATGCATTGGCGTTTACGACGAGTTGGGAAATGCGCGACAGGTCCATGTTTCCGGGGTTACGGAATACGAGAATAGATACCTCACGGATAGTCTACATAGTCATAAATTCAGTATCCGGCCTGTATTTATTGAAAATAACTCACGAGGGCGTCGTCAATTGATTTTGCCAACGAAGAGTCCGTCACCAAGTCTGTGAACCGGAAATTAGAAACTCCGATTGCCAGAGCGAAACCCCAGGGAGAACCGGAAGCGGGCGGTGGGTTGGCCTTCTGAACCAGGATAACACCAAATCCTTGACCGGCCGAGCCCCAAGAGACCTGTGCTCCCACCCCACACGTCTGTACGGGTCCACCAAAGACGAGATTAACGGCGCATTCTTTGAGCTGGAAGGACGAGGTGACATTGCTTGGGACGCTTTGCTGCCATAGCGTGTTGGGTGGATCGGTGGTTTGAGCGGACGGAGAAGAAGTCAAGAGATTGACAAGGTTGTCCGATTGCATCCCACTGCCCAAGTTAAGGATTGATCCGGTGAGTGTCACAATATTGGTTGAAGCGCCTTGGCTATTGGGTATTGCCGAGCTCTGAAGCGTTGCACTGAGATGCCAATCGGTAAACAATTTGCCTTCCCAGTTGACAGTCCAAGAGCTGTAGGTCCCTGTATTATTCAAACCTTCGATTGTAGATGTAAAGTTGTTGGTCGAATTTTTGCTCCAACTAATCGAAAGTTGGTTGTTGGACGTATTGAGCTGGCCGACAGACTGGGTTCCCCATGCCAGCATAATCCCAAAGCCCGAAATCGAGTAGCCGGTATCCGTGTCCTCGATGTCGATAGAAGCATTTTCCAAGCAAAAACTATCCAAACCCATGTCACCGATAACTGGGACGGTTGCAAGGTCAACGGAAGGGTCGATCGCCTTGGCTAGTGCGCCACAAGTAAACTGTTGTCcaaattttgtaatataatGCCGCCAGGCATGTTGACGGCTGGAAGCACAACATCGGCGGCGCAGCGGAAGGTATCGGCAAATAGAAGGATGGTAGAGAAGCTCCCCGCCCAGGACGTGCCATTGTATTCGACATTCAGCTCGGCCAAGTCAATTATGAGAGATGGGCTGGAAAGAAGGACCAGATCTTGGATTTGTGCGCTAATAGAAAAAGCGGTGATTTTTTTCAGACCGTCGAGAACTAAAGATCCGCGCGTGATGCTGATCGCCTCAGTAATAGTGCCAAGAATGGGAACCGAGCTAGTGACATCGCTCCAGTTATTGCTCGTCACTTTTTGTAGTACGTCATTGATCGAAGGAGGGGGCAAGTTGCTTTGAGGATCAACTGAAAAGCCGACGCTTGTTCGATACGAGCCTTGCGAGCCTTGAAGGGGCCAGTGTGACATTCGGAATAAAAGGTTGGCATGACTAGCGTTGGCATTTAGGGCATAGTCAAGTTGGAGACCGACCGAAAGCGGGGATCCAACCCTTGGTTGTAAGAGAACCACCAGCAAGGACACGTCCGCTCCCTAGACTGGCTCAGAATCGACAAATCATAATTATGAAAATATATCTTACTGAGTCTGGATAAACCTGGTTCGGTAGAActtgctcccatggcttcCAGGACGCATCGATTTGGAAATAAATAGTTGATAATTCGAGGGGCGCACCTGAGCCTGTAGCCGATTGAGCCAGGGTGAACCCAACAGTATCGAGCGTAACATTGAGATCGGAATTGTTTCCGCCTAGCGGGATGGGAAGGGAGCTGGGGAGTGAGCGAAATCCTAAGAGTTGCAAAATGTCCGAGGGCGATGCTTTGGCCGAGACAGCACAATCCAGCACAACTGGGTTCACGCCATTGGAGGTCGCTTTAAAAGTGAATTGGAGGCTTTTCGATTCCACTGACATCTTGATAACAAAGTCGAGTCCAATATCGAACGTGTCTTGGGCGTTGGGTACAAAATTCAGAGTAGCACTGACCGGAGTAACATTGAACAAGCCTATGGACATTGAAGTGAGAGAGCCCAGCGAAATTGCAATGCTCGCATCCTGAACATCCACTCCGAAAGGACTATTGCTGTAAGTTATTTTGGACTTGGAAGAATCGACAGCGAGTGTAGGAAGCGAGATGCCTGATGTGATTACGCTGGGTAGACTGTTGAAAAACTCCAGGAGCGTATTCGCCCCCACAATTGATGATCCAATCTGGCCGACCGTCAGGGTACTAGGGTCGATCCTGTAGCCAATTTCTTGAAGATAGAGCTTGAGCGAGGATTCAGCTACGAATTTGAATCGACAGGACGTGTCCAATGTCCCTGATAGTGTTACTTCCAGAACAAGAGAGCTATCCACCGCGGAAATGGCTGCATTGACCGACTGCACGGGCATCGGGCCTAGACCAGCCAAATCGGAGAATTTAACAGGACGGTTCAAGTTGAGGACGCACGAAACCGACTGGTTCCCAGATACTGGCGGTGAGGCATTGGCATCAACCTCATAACTCCCTATATCCAAAAGAGAAACCCAGTCGGTAGGGAAGAAACGGCTGCTAATACATTTTGTCCACCCGAGTCTCCAAGCAGCGCCTGTACAACGTCGCGAAGAAGAACACTTGACGAGGCATTCAAGGGGCGAAAACTACTCCACCAAGTGCTGAAGGTTTGAGTGGCTGTCGGGGCAAGATGAAGACTGGTAGCATTATTTGTAGACGTTTGAGGAGTATGGGGGAGTGCAATCGAATCCGGATCGGCTGAGCGCCGAGAAATAATCCGAacagctggagctggagctggagctggagctggagctggagctggagctggagctggagctggagctggagctggagctggagctggagctggagctggagctggagctggagggacAGGGCAGGCGGGGCTCCAAATCCATCGGTGCGTTGAAACCGTAAATGCGCAATGGTTGGTACAGGAAGGACGGTAGTATCCTGGAAAGTCAAGATATTATTTCCCAAAGCGTCTTTGTCATAGCTCAGTGCCAGTTTTCCGGTCTCGTCAAACACCCTAAACTCGGGACTACCCTTGCTTGGGCGCCTAAATGCAATATTTGTTGGGATATCGTAAACAATTGTTGGGGGAGGAGCACCAGCTACAACAGGAGCAGCCGGCAGATCGTCGGGATCTACCGCAGTGAGATGGTATAATGCTTTATTAAGCGACAAAGCAGGTGCCGCTCCAGCGGGATCCACAGCTAAACGGAAACAAGTTTTTGTGGCATCGTTAAGCGTAAACAAGTTCGTTTTCTGGCTATATCCAACTCGTATGGTGGTTAGAACAGGCCCAGGGAGGTCGGTCGCGTATAGTTCAAAAGACGATGTTGCGGGCTCGGCAGCCCGTGGGACGTTGTAGGCATCATTCTGGTTGAATTGTTTGTAAAGCAAGGCACGTGATTGCTTACTATCAACCCCATCCAATTCCAGTTCCTTGCACCCGGCGACTGCAGAGGTGTCAAGAGGAATAGTAGCGCAGTAGTCGGTGTCAAGATAGTATATCCTAATGAAGTTCTTCCATTGGGCTGCAGGAATCGCCACACCAGGTCGCATTGTAAGCAAATTGGTAACAATATTACAAACTCGATCGACCTCGACCTTGCCGCTCTCCGTAATGAACAACCGGCACGGCGTACCACGATCAATTGCCGAAACGATGAGCGCCCCAATAAGATGGGGGTGAGGGTGTTCATGGGCCCCGTTGGCTGATATCACGTAGTTGGTGGCACTTGAAGATGCAGTCAGCCATCGCCTCCATCGCCATCTACTAAAGTAGACCCACCTAAATCGGCTATAAAAGGCTATGATTCCCATTTGATATTGAATCCCAGCACTTGGGTCATCGTACAAACTGGAGAGGAGAGCAAGGCACTCGGGCCGGGGCACCTCGATCCTCAACTTCTTTGAGAATTCTCGAACATAGCGCTCTTCAATAACCCTGGAAATAAAGTTATAGTTCGCATTCGACTGGTCGTATGTGAAGGAAGGCTTTAGTGCCCCTTTCAAAAAGTTCTTCTGACGAAGCTTTGCAGTATCGTCAGGCTTGCTCGTATAAATACTGGCCAAAAGCTGGTTGTGTCGATCAGCCAATAGAACTGCGAATTTTCGTAGATCGGCATCGTTACTCAAATCGAGACGACCTGTGTCACTGGTGTAAACAAACTTCTGATCAGCAATGTAAATACGAAATAGTGCAGATGTCGTATCCATTTCACTGGAAAATCCTCCGCGACTGTAAATCCCCGCGGGAACCTTCCTCGTCATTTCTCCGATCCATGCATCAGAGCAGTTGTCCAAAGTATCGTCCATGATATTTTTAAACACATCTTGATCAACACCAGGAGCGACTTTTGGATACAAATACCAGCAAATCAGGCTTAGAAAAAAGTAATGGTTTGCTTCCCGGGCTGAAGCGGTCGAAGAAACATCGAAAGAATCGTCGATTTAGCTGTTCCGTTGCGATCCATGGTGAGGAATTTTGAAAATACCCAAGGTAGCCTTGTCTGGCAACTTGTCAATACAGCCAAGGACGAGAGACCCAATTGAATCCCCGGTGGTAACGATCCTTGGGTTAACTTTGTCGTCCCAGGTCGTAATAACGCTTTTTGATAGTTCAGTAAGCAACGAACGCATAGATTGGGATCAAAGCTACCCTACCTCGATATGTTAGTTACGCTCTGGTCAACGGTCAGCGCTCTGCGAGATATGGCAGCCGGTGCCTGGTAAATCATCTTCCATAGATCAGAAGGCGACTCGTTCGACATTGCTGCAGGTACAGCTGGATCGCCCACTGCAAGCTTTTCAGCTTTGAAATTCTTAGTCTTTAGAAGGTTTTTCAAAACTAGATAATGTGCATTCGGGCTGTTAATGAATATATCGTTCACGATGACGGGACCTTGGAACTTGAGCGGCTTATCTACGCTCACGTTCTCGGGTTTGTCGGGCAGCCAGTCAGCTATGAGCTGAATGATACCTTTCTCCCGAGTATCAGCAGGCGGCTATGATGATAATGAATGTATATGCTCACCATCCATATGATCACGGTCGGGATGAGTAACAATGATTCCTTTCAAGCGGTCGATGGTTTTGCCGCCGTCAGAAGAGCAGAAGCGACGGACTGCAGCTCGAAGAAATTGTTAGTAGGCTTGGTATCCATGTTTGCCTGGAGAACCATCGAGTGCTTCGCCTTGACCTGGCATAGCGGTGACGGGCCCGCCATCGATGAGCCAACAGCCTGTATGCGTGGCAAAACATATCAAACTCAAAGTTTCGTATTCGAGAGTAATCCATAAAATACGTACCAGGAGACTTTGGGTCGGTGTCGTTGTCTTCAATAAGAAGTGTATCGCCGTAGCCGGCATAGACAACGATCAACTTTGCAGGCATTTGCTGAAAAGAAGGGTGGGTGAATCGCCGGTACCTAGTAGCAATCCCACGTCCAGCTTTTTATGAGCAAACTCGCAGATCCACGGCTATGGATTCTAGTAATGTATCACGCGCGGAACTATAAAAGGTTGTGCCCAAACTAAGAGAAAAGGACGCATATGAAATGGGGTCGAGCCCCTACTCTGATGTGCAAAGGGACTTCGCTCACAAGAACTGGGTATATGACGATCATCCAAAAACATTCCGGACATTGCCTAACGCCGCTCGCAGGTGACTATTGGTGAGTGTCAGAAGACGCGGTAATTGAGTGAGACTATTAGGACTCTGTGTAAGATAAAAAGTCCCATCCGTGTTTGTTCTTTCAGTTGTTTGGGAGGCTGATCAGCTCAGATGGGAGCCCGTTAGGGTGGGCTCGAACATTGGCAACCTAGATGCCTATCTCTCGGTATCTGGGCTGCACTGGACAAGATAGAAGGGTAAGCTGTCTTGTCGAACGTCCCAAAATTCTACTGGATCTCGCGAATCAGTATACAACGTGTACCGATATCAGCCACAAGGCACTGAGGCATTAGAAGATGTCCTGAAGGTCCTAAAGATTCGGGGGTGCCGGGATCGGACCTCTTCATGGAGACAGCTCTTCCATAATTCTCGAATCTCACATAGCCCCTCACGGGCCACATATGTGAGCTCCCGGGCAATTCTCGATGTCGATGCAAAGAAGCCAAAGCTTGTGCCATGCACGGCTGCAGGCATAGATTCCCTGATGAGGTTATAATACATAGGATAGGTAGGTTCTTTTTATTTATCACAGATCTTCTTAAGATAAAGTAATGCAGACGCAGTCAATTCGCGAAGGATGGATGGTTATGTTTGTCTCGACGTCAATTGTGCGTGTATACCCCCAGATACCCCCACTCAGACAAACCATGCCAGCGAACCTTCTAATGTTCCCGTCACATGGGCTGGGCCTGGTTTATGAAGGACATGTCTCCTAAGTAGATATTTAGAGTTTGACATTACGTGCGAACTCACTAAATCATTCATCATAGACATGTGTTACCAATACAAGCTCCCCGAATACTAAGTGAACAATCCAGTACATGCTCTGAAATTCTCAACACATAAATCATGAATAAAGTTAGGGTATTGTCCCAACTCAAGGAGCAAAACATACTACAATACTTAGCGGACATCTTCGCCGGGCTTGTACAAGGGGATCGACGGGCCAGTCGGAGATAAGCGTTCCGCACCGAACTATCGAGTGGCGATCAGATACATACATCCCTTGATGTTTAGTGCCGAGGTATTACTATGTGCGACCGCTTAGGTGGCTGTATTGGCATGGTCAATTATACGAACCTACATCGATCTTAAAATAGGGACTGTGAACAACGAGGGGATACTGTACCATTAACAGGGCACAAGTGGAGCACTTTGAAGTGCTTCAAGTTTGATAATGATGGTGACCTAGTCGTGCGTGGGCATAATAAATGGGGATGCTAAGAAGCTTCTGCGCCAGTTCACATATCCGATAATACCTGCGTAATCTACGCGCGAAGGACGATGCCCGTAGCTTTAAAGATAATCACCCCATAAAAGGTACCGCCACTATGACCCAAGCTGATGACAACTTTTGCGTGCCGTTATCATATATCAACTCACTTGGAGCTTCGACTCCGAAGCTTTCGAACCCTATCATTCCCATACATGTGTTTGTTATCGCCAGAACCCCGATATAGCTCTGTACAATCCGGTGATTCGGGTACTGAGCAGCCCTTGTTTAGCCAGGCGCAAGCGGCACCAGTGGACGTGTAGGCGAACTCTGATGAAGGCTAGGGATATAAACTAATGAATTGAATCAGCTATCGAAGAAGATCTACAGAGAATCTGCGCGCAGTCTGTGGAACATATGGAGTGGGATTACCCTTTTATCGTTATATCTATATCTATACCTTTCCTGTTCTCCCAAGTTGTCGTACGCGCTTTGCTTTCCATTTTCTATTGGGAATGCACTCTTCCCGGGTAGATTGTCTCATTGGGATGAATCCAAAGGAAAGGAAGCACAACATTCAATTAGATTGAGATGACATTTCGTGATGAATTGGACCCAAGAAAAATCATTGCACAAGTAATTACCAATTACCACTGATGAATTGCCAACCTCCGCGGTGACCCATCATATGATTGTTTTTCCGCGAATGATATCCGAAACTCACTATGTATATGTTTATCTGACGAGCTACTGGGGTGATGATTCCGTTGTTAATTCACTGCACTCGTAATCCACATTTTGACCGACTCGGAGCACCTATGTATATGCTGCTTCATGTCTTATCGAATGATAGCAAAATCTTTTTGAGGGTACTCTCGTAGACTCATTATCTTCGTATCTATACGATTGAATTTATAAGATTGAGGTATTCTCTCGATAGTAGGTTCCGGGAAATGTTTCCATAATAGATGCCTTCTGAGCCCGAATGACTACTTATCATAATATATTTGTATGCTAACAACTACTAAGAGCACTCTGTCATATGTCACCTGGGCAGTCTTTCGATAGCACATACTTGTATTCATCAAAAAATTAACAAGATGCTTTGGATCCGGACAATTTATAACACGAGCAACACATAGCTGAAGAATTGTTGGGACTCAATTTTGGGGATTAAACTCTGAAGGCACGTGGGTGTCCTGGTTTTCCGCGCATTCAGTTAACGAGGGTGTGTTTCTGTGGCTTTGATCAATTGTTGACGCGTCACGGACGGACTGAGGTACGGCAGCACGCCAAATGAAAGCGAAAACTGGCTTTAAACCCCAATAGTTTAATAGTCTACATTACATGAAACTGAATGCTTCGGTACGAGGACACCACATACGGCCGTATCGTCCAGTCTTCTCTTGTTGTTTCTAGCCAACAATAGCATTGTCGTAACTCAGCCGCATAGTGAGCGTAAACTCTATGGAGGCCCCAAAAACCCCAGAGTGCTCCAGAGATTTTCGAGGCCTCATAGAGAAGGTTCCAAGTTTGGTGatcaatatatgcgtctACTCGAAGGCTGTTGTTTTATTCATTAAATAATCATCTGCAATGAGACAAAAAATAATCGGACGCGCTTTTGACTACGCACATTAAAGGTGGCCAAAGTCAACACGCAAAAGCCTTATATTTGGGCAATCAAGTAATTTTAATTTCCAATTATCATATCATTTCTTCGAGATCCCTTCTCAGGACCACAAGTTACCAGGATAGTTGACAAAACAACAGCAGCATTCAAACCAGGGCGAACATGCGCTTCAAATACCATTCTGAACCAACAAGCTGGCTCATAAACGAAGTGGACAGCCCACTAATTCCATTGCGCGTTTAATGGGAGAAAAACATAAAAATTCTACAAAGTGCTAGTTTTTTTCCATCTTTCAACGACCGAGTAGCCTCTGACAGCCTTTCTTTCCTGCCTCATTTGTTGCTTTGTCTTGACCTCGCTCGCTGGTACATTCTCGACCCCGACCAATTCCTTTACCCTCAGGATCTTTCCTGCCGCTTCTGGAGAGTGTTTTTGAAATACGGTTGCACCCCTCCTATGTATTCCAAGCGCTTCAAGCGTACGTTGAGAGGATTTAGGAAGGCCGATGGCCGAGCGACGGAGTGTGATGCGGAAGTGGGTGGGTACAGAAGTAGTCGGTTGGTTGGAGGTGGTGGCTATACCGCGAGTGATTATGCGTGACAAGTTCATTTTATTATGCAATTCTAGAGGCATTTGCTCAACCAGTTTGTTTAGAAGTTCTTAGTTTATG
The nucleotide sequence above comes from Rhizoctonia solani chromosome 3, complete sequence. Encoded proteins:
- a CDS encoding ribosomal protein L30p/L7e, whose amino-acid sequence is MNLSRIITRGIATTSNQPTTSVPTHFRITLRRSAIGLPKSSQRTLEALGIHRRGATVFQKHSPEAAGKILRVKELVGVENVPASEVKTKQQMRQERKAVRGYSVVERWKKTSTL